The Natribaculum luteum genome contains the following window.
AGAAGCGAAGCGGGTCATCGATCGACTCGGTTGCGTACGCTACCGAGACCCGGCGCATAACGACTTCGATACGTCGACGGACGAATCGCGGTCGAGCGATCGCCGACCGCGGCCGATAGTATATAATTCGCGCCGATCCAAACCGGACCCGATGGCTGGAGACGCCGATCCGTCCACGATTCGTTCGCTCGCCGTCTCGAAGGAGGACGTCGTGAACGCATTCGTCTACGGACGAGAGAATCCCGGCACCGCCGTCCTCCGTGCGACGCCGCCGTTTCACGGGCGAATGCGCGCTCGCATCCACGTCTACCAGGTCGACGATACGAGGCTAACGGGCGCGATTCACGTCCACCCCGCCGACCTCCTCGAGAGCGAGGTCGTCGAGGAGTACCCCGCGCTCGAGGGCGTCGAGGACGACCTCGCGGCCGGCGACGGCGAAGCCGACCCCGAACGGGTCCGCGAGGAACACGCGAGGGCACTCGAGGAGTGGCAAAAGCGAGCGCGAGAACGGATCGTCGACGACGTCGGCCTCGAGGTCGACGGAGTGGAGGTCCACGTCGACGTCAAGACGCTCGGCTGAGCGGGACGTCGCCGTCGTCTCACACTTTCACTTTCACCGCGGACGGGTCGACTTGACGTACTGTCAGTCGAATCGACACCTATGCACGTCAGCGCGAAGCGAACCGAAGACGGGACCGACGAGACGCCGACGGTCGACCCGCGACGGCGGCGCATCGACGTCACCGACGTGACGGCCGGACGCGTCCAGGAGTACGTCCGCGAGAACGTCGGCACGGAGCGCGTCTCACTCGAGCACCGCGGCGCGCGAACCTACCTCCTCGTCGAGAAGTGATACTGTCGGTACGAGCCGTCGATCACGCCGAGCGAACCCACTCGAGTAGCGCCTCGGGGAGATCGTCGCGCGTCTCGGGCGTTACCTCGAAGACCTCGACGTCGTCTCTGCCCTTCACGTCTCCGAGAACGCCGCGCTCGGAGCGATATTTGATCGCCGCGAGCACCGGCACCGCCGACTCGAGTGCGCGATCGAGCGTGCGGACGAACCGCTCGCTCTCGAGTTCCATCGGCGCAATCTCGTCGATCACGACGCAGTCGGCGTCGTAGATAGCGGAAAATATCGCCTGTTCCGAGATGCGGTCGACGGCGCTCACGTCGACGCGGTACGTGCCGACGGCGGGTCCGTCGTCGAACGCGACGTGAGCCATGGTCTCGCGGTCGCTGCTCGCGAGGTCGACGATCTCGAACCCGACGCGCTCGCCGTTCTCGCGGATCTCGGGAGCGGTGACCCCGCCGACGGCGTACCCCCGATCGCGAAGCAGGGAGACAGTTCGCTCGAGTGCGGTCGTCTTCCCGCTTCTCGGCGGGCCGGTGACGAGTGCGTTTCTGGGCATCGGTGGTTCGTGAGAAGGATGTGGGAGGTTGGGGATGTGATCGAAAGCGGTGCAGTTGCGGACGTGACGAAAGTCGACGACTCGAGCGGTCTACTCGCCTTTCGCGATCGGGGCGCGGATGAGGTTGCCCCACTCGGTCCAGGAGCCGTCGTAGTTGTGGACGTCCTCGTAGTCGAGCAGTTCGCTCAGCGCGAACCACGCGATGGCCGACCGTTCGCCGACGCGGCAGTAGGTGATGACCGACTCGTCGCCGTCGATGCCGGCCTCGCTGTAGAGGTCCTCGAGTTCCTCGGGCGGGAGGAACCGGCCGTCGTCACGCAGGTTCGTCGGGACGGGGACGTTCGACGCGCCGGGGATGTGGCCGCCGCGCTGGGCAGTTTCGTCGAGTTCCGGCGGGGCGATGAGTTCGCCGGAGAACTCCTCGGGGGAGCGAACGTCGACCATCGGGAGGCCGGCCTCGCGGGCCTTGTCGACGTCGTCCTTGTAGGCGCGGATGCTCTCGAACGGGCCGCGGGCCTCGTAGTCCCGTGCCGGGAAGTCGGGTTCGTCCTCGGTCAGCGGGTAGTCGTTCTCGACCCAGTAGTCTTTCCCGCCGTCCAGGACGCGGGTGTCCTCGTGGCCGTAGTACTTGAACTCCCAGTAGGCGAAGACGGCGAACCAGTTGGGGATGTGGCCGTCGCCGTAGAAGACGACCGTCGAGTCCGCGTCGATGCCGATTTCCCCGACGAGTTCCTCGAAGTCGTCTCTCTTGAGGATGTCACGCTGGTCCTGGTCGGAGAGGTCCTCGTCCCAGTTGAGGCCGATCGCTCCCGGAATGTGCCCCTCGTCGTACAGGGAGGGGAAGTCGTTGTCCGGTGGGTTCGGACTCTCGATCTCTACGAGTCGGTACGACGGGTCGTCCGACTGGAACTCCTCTAGGTGGTCGTCGACCCAGTCGGCCGAGACGAGCACGTCGGTATCGTATTCGGACATACACGAATCGCTTCCACGAGCAGGTCCAAAAGGCTAGCAGCGAGGGTAAATCTCCACCGTTTCTATGACGCCGCCGTCGGGGGTCAGGCACGCCGAATCGCGACCCCGTTCACTCGGCAGGGACAGAGCGGACAGAACGCGCTTCCGTGTCGACTCGAGACCGACCTCGAGTGTGTCGCCGACGGCGGCAACGTCTGCCTCGCTCGCGTCCGAGGATCGAACCGCCACCCCTAATCCGTCGCAATCGCGAGTGCGAGTATGCGACTCGCACGACTCTCGACACCCGAGGGACCGGTGGCCGGACGGTACGAGGACGGCGTCGTCTACGCGTCCGACGGCCGGTACGAGGTGGGCGTCGACGGACGCCTGTTGCCCCCCTGTGAGCCCTCGGTGCTGTACTGCGTTGGCCGGAACTACGCGGCAACCCTGGAGCAGATGGAGTACGAACGGCCCGAGGAGCCGGACTTCTTCATCAAGCCGCCCACGTCGCTCGTGGGCCACGAGCAGCCGATCCCCTACCCCGCGTTCACCGACGAGTTGACCTACGCGGGCGAACTGGCGGCCGTAATCGACGAACGCTGTCGGAACGTCACACCCGAGGACGTCCCCGAGGTCGTCCGGGGTTACACGATCATGAACGACGTCGACGCGCTCGACCAGCAGGGACGAACTGCACGAAAAGCCTTCGACGGGTCGGGGCCACTCGGGCCGTGGATCGAGACCGACGTCGATCCCACGGACATCGAGATGTGGACCGACGTGGCCGGCGAGCGCCGCCAGGAGGCGACCACGGAACTGATGCTGTTCGATCCCTACGAGGTCGTCTCGTACCTCTCGAGACGATTCACGTTCCGGCCGGGCGACGTCGTCGCGTTCGGGAGCCCCGCGAATCCCGGACTGATCGAACCCGGCGACACGGTCGAAATCACCTACGAGGGCGTCGGCACGCTCCGGAACACCGTCGCGACTGACGACGCTCGAGCGTGAGTTCCCGGTCCCGGTTCCCGACCGAGCGCGATCGCCGCCCGTCGTCCGCATAGAAAGGCACTTTCCCGCCCGTCCGCTTCACTCGAGCGTGAGCACCGACGCCCCCCGCCGCGTCGAGGTCTACCCCGGCCGCGAGGCGGTCGTCGAGTTCGATCCCGACCTCACCTTCGAGTGCGTCGAGGACTGCACGTGGTGTTGTCACCACGGCGTCCTGCTGTACGACGAGGACCTGATCGAACTCGCCAGGCGAGCGAACCTCGCGGAGACGACGACGGACTTCCGCGGCGAGAAGTTCGTCCGCCGCGAGCGGAAAGACCGCGAGGGACACGTCGCCGACGACGGCCACGCCTGTGCCTTCCTGCGCGAGGACGGCCTCTGTTCGCTACATCTCGAGGAAGACTGGAAGCCGACTCGCTGTTCTGTCTTCCCGCTCGGCGTCCGTCTCGAGGACGGCGACCTCCACGTCGACGTTCGCGACTCGGCCCACGACCACTGCGAGGGACTCGGAGTGAGCGACCGGCGCGTGATCGACAACCTCGACGCCTTCCTCCCCGAACTCCTGTGGGAACTCGAGAACCCGGACTCCGATCGAGCGCTGTAGACGTCAGCGCGTCGCCTGTTTCCACTCCCGGAGGCCGACGATCTCGCCGTCGATCGCCTCCGGGTCGGCTGCCGTCGCCGCCCAGACGAACATCCCCGCGATCGATTCCGGATCGCGACCCGTCCCGCCCGTGAGGTCGGTCGCGACCTGTCCAGGCTCGAGACAGCCCACGACGTAGTCGGTGTCAGCGGCGAACCCTCGAGTTACGGCCTCCGCGCCGGCTTTCGAGACAGCGTAGGAGCCGTAGCCTGGCTTTGCGTTCCGGGCGATCGCACCCGTCGGGACCAGGACGCGAGCCCCCTCGTTCAGGTGTGGGAGCGCTTCCGCGATCGTCACGAAGACGCCACGACCGTTCGTCCGCCACGCGTCGTCGAACGCGGCGTACGACTCGCCGTCGATCGGTGTCTCACCCGGGTCGCCGTGGTAGACGCCCGCGGCCGCGACGACGACGTCGATGCCGCCCGCGTCGCCGACGCGGGAGGCGGTCTCCATCAGTCGCTCGACGTCGAACTCGTCGCGGACGTCCGTCCTGACGCCCGTAACCGTCGCGCCCGACGCCTCGAGGTCGTCGACGACCTCCTCGAGGGCGGCAGTGTCTCGAGCACCGAGGACGACCGCTGCACCCTCCGTGGTGAATGCGTCGGCGACCGCACGTCCGATGCCGCCCGTTCCGCCGGTTACCACGACTGTCGTCTCGTCCATACCCACCATATGGCCTCGAGCGACAGGAACCCACCGGAAATACTCGGAAACCCTACGTAGTGAAGACGTACGCTTATCAACGAGCCGATACTCCATTCGGGTATGGAATCGCTGGACGGTGCGTCGATCGTCGTGATCGGCAGCGGTGTCGGTGGTCTCTCGACCGCCTGTTACCTCGCCGACGCGGGTGCCGACGTGCACGTGATCGAGAAAAACGAGCAACTCGGCGGCCGGGCGTCGACGCTCGAGGCAGAGGGCTTTCGCTTCGACATGGGGCCGTCGTGGTACCTCATGCCCGACGTCTTCGAGCGCTTCTTCGGTGACTTCGACCGGACGCCCTCCGACTACTACGAACTGACCCATCTCGATCCCCACTACCGGATCTTCTTCAAAGACGGCGACGAGGTGGACGTCACGGCCGACCTCGAGCGGACGAAGCGCATCTTCGAGTCCTACGAGGAGGGCGCGGGCGAGGCCTTAGAGCGCTATCTGTCGAAGTCCCGGGAGAACTACGAGGTGGGGATGAAACACTTCGTCTACGAGGACCGCGAGCGGCTGCGCGACTACCTCGACCTCGACGTGGCGCGACAGGCGCGCGGTCTCTCGCTTCTGGGATCGATGCAGGATCACGTCGAGAACTACTTCGAGCACCCGAAGCTCCAGCAGATCATGCAGTACACGCTGGTGTTTCTCGGTGGCTCGCCGAAGAACACGCCGGCGCTGTACAACCTGATGAGCCACGTCGACTTCAACCTCGGCGTCTGGTACCCCGAGGGCGGTCTCGGC
Protein-coding sequences here:
- a CDS encoding NTPase; its protein translation is MPRNALVTGPPRSGKTTALERTVSLLRDRGYAVGGVTAPEIRENGERVGFEIVDLASSDRETMAHVAFDDGPAVGTYRVDVSAVDRISEQAIFSAIYDADCVVIDEIAPMELESERFVRTLDRALESAVPVLAAIKYRSERGVLGDVKGRDDVEVFEVTPETRDDLPEALLEWVRSA
- a CDS encoding sulfurtransferase, whose product is MSEYDTDVLVSADWVDDHLEEFQSDDPSYRLVEIESPNPPDNDFPSLYDEGHIPGAIGLNWDEDLSDQDQRDILKRDDFEELVGEIGIDADSTVVFYGDGHIPNWFAVFAYWEFKYYGHEDTRVLDGGKDYWVENDYPLTEDEPDFPARDYEARGPFESIRAYKDDVDKAREAGLPMVDVRSPEEFSGELIAPPELDETAQRGGHIPGASNVPVPTNLRDDGRFLPPEELEDLYSEAGIDGDESVITYCRVGERSAIAWFALSELLDYEDVHNYDGSWTEWGNLIRAPIAKGE
- a CDS encoding fumarylacetoacetate hydrolase family protein, which produces MRLARLSTPEGPVAGRYEDGVVYASDGRYEVGVDGRLLPPCEPSVLYCVGRNYAATLEQMEYERPEEPDFFIKPPTSLVGHEQPIPYPAFTDELTYAGELAAVIDERCRNVTPEDVPEVVRGYTIMNDVDALDQQGRTARKAFDGSGPLGPWIETDVDPTDIEMWTDVAGERRQEATTELMLFDPYEVVSYLSRRFTFRPGDVVAFGSPANPGLIEPGDTVEITYEGVGTLRNTVATDDARA
- a CDS encoding YkgJ family cysteine cluster protein; the protein is MSTDAPRRVEVYPGREAVVEFDPDLTFECVEDCTWCCHHGVLLYDEDLIELARRANLAETTTDFRGEKFVRRERKDREGHVADDGHACAFLREDGLCSLHLEEDWKPTRCSVFPLGVRLEDGDLHVDVRDSAHDHCEGLGVSDRRVIDNLDAFLPELLWELENPDSDRAL
- a CDS encoding SDR family oxidoreductase, translated to MDETTVVVTGGTGGIGRAVADAFTTEGAAVVLGARDTAALEEVVDDLEASGATVTGVRTDVRDEFDVERLMETASRVGDAGGIDVVVAAAGVYHGDPGETPIDGESYAAFDDAWRTNGRGVFVTIAEALPHLNEGARVLVPTGAIARNAKPGYGSYAVSKAGAEAVTRGFAADTDYVVGCLEPGQVATDLTGGTGRDPESIAGMFVWAATAADPEAIDGEIVGLREWKQATR